One Spirochaetales bacterium genomic region harbors:
- the queF gene encoding NADPH-dependent 7-cyano-7-deazaguanine reductase QueF codes for MFVPTDTSDLDNLFILGSKSGPQRKLEAFPNHSPQRHYLVTLKTDEFTCVCPKTGNPDFARIRIWYVPDKKIVESKSLKLYLWSFRNEGVFHEHLVNQILDDLVEVIDPHWCLVKGVFNIRGGIGIDVHAEHVKTEEVRNRWIGVVVRERQGSGD; via the coding sequence ATGTTTGTGCCGACAGATACTTCAGACCTCGACAACTTATTCATTCTCGGCAGCAAATCCGGACCGCAAAGAAAACTCGAAGCCTTTCCCAACCATTCACCTCAAAGGCATTATCTTGTCACCCTGAAAACGGACGAGTTCACCTGTGTCTGTCCAAAAACCGGAAATCCCGATTTTGCTCGAATCCGGATCTGGTATGTCCCGGATAAAAAGATTGTCGAATCCAAATCACTGAAGCTTTATCTCTGGTCGTTCCGGAACGAAGGAGTGTTTCACGAACACCTCGTCAACCAGATTCTGGACGATCTGGTCGAAGTAATCGATCCGCACTGGTGCCTCGTAAAGGGTGTCTTCAATATCCGCGGCGGGATCGGTATCGACGTACATGCGGAACATGTGAAGACGGAAGAGGTACGGAACAGGTGGATTGGCGTCGTCGTCAGGGAGCGGCAGGGGTCCGGTGATTGA